DNA from Ammospiza caudacuta isolate bAmmCau1 chromosome 6, bAmmCau1.pri, whole genome shotgun sequence:
GTCTCAGAATCTGCTAGTGCTGTGTTGAGACAATTTGAAGAACTGAAAACCGTATTCCAAGGATGGGAATACTGTCAGTTATGGGATAAGAATTTGTCCTGttgtttaggttttttccctgtaaatcctaacatttgccatttctctttctgtcaCTGCTTTTCACAAGCACTGAGTTGGTATATTCACCGATTTCCAAAGTATGGGTCGGGATTTTTCTGTCAGCCACTGATTAATTTAAGCCAAAGGATGTCTTACCCTGCCGTTGCCTCTGTGCTCACCTCAGACATTAGCACTGAAAATGTTGGATCCAATTAGCAGCACTGGAAACGGCCATTTGCAGCTTGCTTGCAAACTTTCTGTGGTATGCACCCTATTAATTAGATCACAGATTGTCTACACTTTAAAAATCTTGCTTCTTTGCTCAAATTACTTGCTGTAGCCAAGTGAAAAATGTTATGGAAATAATGGAAGCCACAGAGTGTGCAGTCATCTAAGCCTCCCTGCAGAAGAACAAGCTCATGGACTCCAACATTTGGAacagttttctgtgctgtaatTACTGTTTGAGTAAACTCATTGAAGTCTGAAAAACCAGTACATCTGTTTTGAAGAAATAATCTTGGGTGCTAAGTGCAGATTTATTGTAGCATTAGTGTTCCCTTGAAGGGAAATCAATAACTCAAAATAGCTAATTCTGTTAAAATCTTTTAGGTGACAGTGTGGTCAAGTTGGGTCCCCTCTTTGCTCTAagtaaaattttcagaaaaaaaatttggggcATTGAAAATTTTACTAACAGCTTGCatttggaataaaataattaaacacaCTAATGCCACAGCTCTTACACATTGACTTTATTGCTTTGCTTATTTGTCTAAATATAAACTCTTTCTGtggtatttttttccaacaCAGTAGCAGCTTTACTGGTGATTCTACACATTTTAAAGTTCCATAAGGATTGATAGGACTTGTTGGAACCAAAACTTAGTAACACAGCTTGTATAAATAGTAAATGCTGAGTGGAAAATGTCTGTGTCCTTGATTGCTAGTCTAATATTTTACCATTACACATCTTTTTACTCCTTTCATATAAATAACTTGAACAAAAATCATTCAAAGTGTGCAAGTAACctgtatttttgtgtttgttttgttttccagtctCACACAATTCTACTTGTCCAGCCTACCAAGAGGCCAGAAGGCAGAACATATGCTGATTATGAATCGGTGAATGAATGCATGGAAGGTGGGTGGACACAAGACATGGGAGTTAAAAACTGTTATTAAAATCCTATTTTTTACATATTCACAAACTTAATAAGGAAATAAGTTGCTCTTCATATTTTTCAAAGGTCATTCACAAAAACCCTCATGTTTTTAGCTTACTGATGTTCTAGCAAACTAAAATCCAGTTATTATTTGTTTCTAAAACTTCCTTTTTCTATTTAATATCTGGTTTTGATTTAACTAGATGAAACATCCAGTTTGGGAGAGTAGCTGATATTCTTTCTTTCGTGCAGCAGACTTGTTTCAATGCATTTCATCGCAGGATCAGCACTTAATTCTCACTATTCTTTTCTTAGCATTGTAAGGCAAAGATTGCTGCTGGAAATACTATATTAAATAATGGATTGTGTGCAATTGATACATCATCTGCAGTCTCGTGTGTCAGAGTAAAGATCTGCAAAACTTTGATACACATAATGGCCATTGgaagaaaattgaaatattaGAGCTGTAGTTCACCTAGCCTTAATCTTGCAGGAGGTTTTGTGAGGCAAACAAAAGTATAACGAAGTCTCTGTGCTCATTTTAATATTACATTCTTCTCAAATGTATCTGAATTATTAGTGGACTAGcttaaataaatgtgttttaaatgtaTATACAGGTTTGTGCTGTCACTCTTACCTCAATACTGTGTTTGACTCTTGCATCAAGAATGGTCATTCTTATGAGTTCTTCTGTTTCTCAGGTGTTTGTGCAGTAGGAGTGTGTTCTAATTTCTGTCTTAAAATTATTAGAAGGCGTTCCAGACGTGCGTTGGAGCTTACTGCAtggaaaattatatatttcacAGAACTAAAGCTTTTCCCCTAGATGATGAAGACTTTTCTTTCCGTGTATCTTACCTGATTTTATAGTATTACCTTTCAATGCAAATTGCCAGGAACAAGAGAATTTCAGCTCTAGAAAATCTGATTGCTTTTACAGTGGTAATCTCTAAACTTTTATTTGTGGATCAAGAGCTGAAAAAGTTTCAGTTTATACAGTCTTTTAATATTGCATGGTTGATCTTGTTTCTCTGTAGGAGTCTGTAAAATGTATGAAGAGCATCTGAAGAGAATGAATCCCAACAGTCCATCCATTACATATGATATCAGCCAGTTGTTTGACTTCATTGATGACTTGGCAGACCTCAGCTGTCTTGTGTAAGTTCAGTTGTACAAGTCCATGTCAGTGACTTAGCAAAGTCACAGGTCTTCCCTCTAAACTCTTCTGTGAGAGTTTAACATAATGCTGTTTTGTGTGCTTTTTAGCACTAACTGCAGTGCAGCAGTAGTGCAGCTGCCCTAGCAAGTTCCCAGGTCAATTAAGTGCATAGATGCAAGGTACCTGTAAAGGCTTAGAAACTAGCAGTTCCACTTGGATTTCACTCACATTGAGGCTGACTGAAATCCAGCAGTTAAGTACAGCTGACTGTTTTATTACTACTAGAATCTGTTTAAATTTCCCTTTGTGCTGTTAGTACAGTCCCTCAGGAGGCAGAATGGTTACAGAATTTTTCTCAGCTGAGGGCAGTACTTGTGGTAGAGTAGAAGGCTACAGAAGTGCATTGCAGCCTAAAGTTTGTTTTGATCAAGATACAGCAAGATGAAAGTTTATCTAACAGACTGAAACTAGCCACTTGTTTTAGGTGGTAGCAACTGTTTTCTAGGATAGTCTTGTGCCTTTTTTAATTAGGCTTCTAAAATCAGTGTCATGCCAAATTCTACTTCAGCTCATAGTTTTCCACCAGATGGCACACATAGCACAAGGTGTAAGGGACGCCTCTTCTTCACGGAAATTTCCTGAAGTACTTGATGTCTGCTCTTGCTGTGTAGCATTATGAAAGGGTTTGGGGATGGAGGGTAGAAATCAGTAACTTTTCCTGAAGGTAGCATTTCTTACATTGCACTAGAACTACTGCTGTATGAACATACATTGAAGCTCTTGGTTTGGCCTTAATGCCGTCATGCTGAGGTTTAAATAGTAAGACTTCCTTAGAAACATCATGCTTAGGGTCTTTTCCTTAGGTAAGAACTATAAATTGTTCTGGAATGAGTTAACTTGGGATTTTTACTTACCTTCTTACCACTGTCCCTTTCACCCTTCTTATCTATCAGAAATAAAAGTATATCAGGATTTAAAGACTGAGCAGGACCTCAGTGGTTCTTGAATCATTCACTGAAAGTACCATCTTCGTAAACAAAATATTGTATAGGAGGACATGAGCCTACACAGACCTTCACGCAGATTACTTTCATTTTTCAGTCTCATTCTGTTTTAATTCAACATGTCCTGAGCAAATGAATTCTCTGGCCCTTGCAAGTGGACTGTTTTTATCAACTATGCTTGAATAGCAAAGAAAATGCATCCATGGGGTCTTgttttcagtttgcttttttaaagtaTCCTTGTTAGGTGTAAGCTTGTCCTCAGTGCCAACTGGCAAGAATCCTTTGTCATCCATCTGTGAGTCTGCCTTTGGTCCTGAAAAAAATTgatcttaaattttttttaaaaattccacaCAGAAGTTGAACACTTGAAAGCTTAAATAAATCTTTGAAGTAATGTTGAAGAAGTGTTTGACTCATTAAGACAAATTAGATTGTTTCCTGGTGGAACTATTCTTCTGCAGGCTGAGTTCTAGAATGCTAGGATTCTCTACTTGCTGTCTCCCTTAAGTAATTAAATGCATGAATTAAAATATGAACACAGTGTTCCAGTCACCCAGTAGTGCTTGGAGCATCTCATTTTGTTTCAGGCTCAGTCTGATCTGCTGGACAGCTGTTTTATAGAGAACAGGATAAATCCATTTGATAAGTGGCAATTCCCACCTAGTTCTGATACTACCTTCTGTACACCACTTTCTACCTCATACACTTGAGGACAATTAATTGTGAAGTTCTTCTGGTAGATGTACCACAGAGCAGACTGACATTTCTTGTTTCCTCTGCAGTTACCGTGCTGATACTCAGACATACCAGCCCTACAACAAAGACTGGATAAAGGAGAAGATCTACGTTCTCCTCCGCAGGCAGGCCCAGCAAGCAAGCAAATAATGGGGGCACCATTGCTAcgtgggtttggggggtttggacAACAGGTGTGTACAGAGTGTAGTGGTGAACGTTTTGTATTATAGTCATCCTGTTGCCATCTTGATAAACTCGTTAGCCAGGACTGATTGTACTTTTAGGGATACAAGGATTTTGTTGgattgaaatttttttcagtgtaaatgGAGAAGAACGTACATCTTCAGcagagttttgggtttttttcctccagtttgCTAATGGTCCTACCTTATTTGAACCCCTGGGGCTGTTCACATTGTACTTCACCACATTTGCTGTATGTGCCCCTCTGTGGGTTTTTTACATTCAGTTATGTCCTTGAGATGTCttaa
Protein-coding regions in this window:
- the ERH gene encoding enhancer of rudimentary homolog, which encodes MSHTILLVQPTKRPEGRTYADYESVNECMEGVCKMYEEHLKRMNPNSPSITYDISQLFDFIDDLADLSCLVYRADTQTYQPYNKDWIKEKIYVLLRRQAQQASK